One window of Bacillota bacterium genomic DNA carries:
- a CDS encoding DUF420 domain-containing protein: MLASAAAVVAGWRRIRRGEVERHRRAMVTAAVLGAAFFVSYALRTLAVGDTRFGGPPALRLPYLAFLQAHTLLATAAGILGIVTLRRGLAGRFAQHRRVAPWTAALWLVAAATGLVVYLMLYVIYPPGPTTRVLNVILGR, translated from the coding sequence ATGCTGGCCAGTGCGGCGGCGGTGGTGGCCGGCTGGCGGCGGATCCGCCGCGGCGAGGTAGAGCGCCACCGGCGGGCGATGGTGACGGCGGCCGTCCTGGGCGCGGCCTTCTTCGTCAGCTACGCCCTGCGCACCCTGGCGGTGGGCGACACGCGCTTCGGTGGCCCGCCCGCGCTGCGCCTTCCGTACCTGGCCTTTCTCCAGGCGCACACGCTCCTGGCCACGGCGGCCGGGATCCTGGGCATCGTCACCCTGCGGCGCGGCCTGGCGGGCCGATTCGCGCAGCATCGGCGGGTGGCGCCGTGGACGGCCGCGCTCTGGCTGGTGGCGGCGGCCACCGGCTTGGTGGTCTACCTGATGCTGTACGTGATCTATCCGCCCGGGCCGACGACACGCGTCCTGAACGTGATCCTGGGACGCTGA
- the ctaD gene encoding cytochrome c oxidase subunit I: MATAERALHLPELRTAEERGFLSWLMTVDHKRIGILYLVTSAVFFAAGGVEALLMRTQLIRPDNTFLGPKTFDEILTMHGTTMIFLAVIPLAAAFFNYFMPIMIGARDVAFPRLNALSYWLYLAGALILYSSWFLGGAPDAGWFNYVPLSDAFSGPGENFYILGLLLTGFSSIVSSVNFVTTILNMRAPGMSLMRMPVFVWGTFLWSALLLFSAPPFSVALILLLLDRIAGTGFFVPAMGGNALMWQHLFWIMGHPEVYILAVPAWGVISEVLPTFARKPLFGYRGAVIALFAISSLSFTVWSHHMFATGMGPVVNDAFMVTTKLISLPTGALVFTWLATLWGGRIRYTTAMLFAVGFLPLFIFGGLTGLMLATAPADLQLTDTYFVIGHFHYIAIGGILFSMLAAAYYWLPKMTGRMLDERLGKWSFWITFVGFNLTFFPMHLSGLYGMPRRIYTYSPLLGVDVYNLLSTVGAYVLGVGLLITLVNVARSLAVGKVAGADPWDARTLEWTTPSPVPAYNFRVIPLVRGRDALWYEKQAPDGDGRMRGAEEAAGAIHMPGLTYLPALLALGLLVAAYGVNFKLVWLAALGALITFYSIFRQMFEADRGYLLEPRGESE; this comes from the coding sequence ATGGCCACAGCGGAACGGGCGCTCCATCTGCCGGAGCTCCGCACGGCGGAGGAGCGCGGGTTCCTCAGCTGGTTGATGACGGTGGACCACAAGCGCATCGGCATCCTCTACCTGGTCACCTCGGCGGTCTTCTTCGCCGCCGGTGGCGTCGAGGCGCTGCTGATGCGCACCCAGCTGATCCGGCCGGACAACACGTTCCTGGGACCGAAGACGTTCGACGAGATCCTGACCATGCACGGGACGACCATGATCTTTCTCGCGGTCATCCCGCTGGCGGCGGCGTTCTTCAACTATTTCATGCCGATCATGATCGGCGCCCGCGACGTCGCCTTCCCCCGCCTCAACGCCCTCAGCTACTGGCTCTACCTGGCCGGAGCGCTCATCCTCTACTCCAGCTGGTTCCTGGGCGGGGCGCCCGACGCGGGCTGGTTCAACTATGTGCCGCTCTCGGACGCCTTCTCCGGTCCGGGCGAGAACTTCTACATCCTGGGCCTGCTGCTGACCGGCTTCTCGTCCATCGTCTCGTCCGTCAACTTTGTCACCACGATCCTCAACATGCGCGCGCCCGGGATGTCGCTGATGCGCATGCCGGTCTTCGTCTGGGGCACCTTCCTCTGGTCGGCGCTTCTGCTCTTCTCGGCGCCGCCCTTCAGCGTGGCGCTGATCCTGCTGCTCCTGGACCGCATCGCCGGAACCGGCTTCTTCGTGCCGGCCATGGGCGGCAACGCGCTGATGTGGCAGCACCTCTTCTGGATCATGGGCCATCCCGAGGTCTACATCCTGGCCGTCCCCGCCTGGGGCGTCATCTCCGAGGTGCTGCCCACCTTCGCCAGGAAGCCGCTCTTCGGCTACCGCGGGGCGGTGATCGCGCTCTTCGCCATCTCCTCGCTCTCCTTCACCGTCTGGTCGCACCACATGTTCGCCACCGGCATGGGTCCGGTGGTCAACGACGCCTTCATGGTGACCACCAAGCTGATCTCGCTGCCCACCGGAGCCCTGGTCTTCACCTGGCTGGCGACGCTCTGGGGCGGCCGCATCCGCTACACCACGGCCATGCTCTTTGCCGTCGGCTTCCTGCCGCTCTTCATCTTCGGCGGGCTGACGGGGCTGATGCTGGCGACGGCGCCGGCCGACCTGCAGCTGACCGACACCTACTTCGTGATCGGGCACTTCCACTACATCGCCATCGGCGGCATCCTCTTCAGCATGCTGGCCGCCGCCTACTACTGGCTGCCCAAGATGACGGGCCGGATGCTGGACGAGCGCCTGGGCAAGTGGAGCTTCTGGATCACCTTCGTGGGCTTCAACCTCACCTTCTTCCCCATGCACCTCAGCGGGCTCTACGGCATGCCGCGGCGCATCTACACCTACTCGCCGCTCCTGGGCGTCGACGTCTACAACCTGCTCTCCACGGTGGGCGCCTACGTCCTGGGCGTGGGGCTCCTGATCACCCTGGTCAACGTGGCCCGGAGCCTGGCGGTGGGGAAGGTGGCGGGCGCCGATCCCTGGGACGCGCGCACGCTGGAGTGGACGACGCCCTCGCCGGTGCCGGCGTACAACTTCCGGGTCATCCCGCTGGTGCGCGGGCGCGACGCGCTCTGGTACGAGAAGCAGGCGCCGGACGGCGACGGGCGGATGCGTGGGGCGGAGGAGGCGGCGGGCGCCATCCACATGCCCGGACTCACCTACCTGCCCGCCCTGCTGGCCCTGGGCCTGCTGGTGGCCGCCTACGGGGTCAACTTCAAGCTGGTCTGGCTGGCCGCGCTGGGCGCCTTGATCACCTTCTACTCCATCTTCCGGCAGATGTTCGAGGCGGATCGCGGCTACCTCCTGGAACCGAGGGGTGAGAGCGAATGA
- a CDS encoding cytochrome C oxidase subunit IV family protein, whose translation MRAEGLEAGREAREDHPVAPYVVSTVVAALLTLAAVVLAYAHVALGILAPLLLVMALVQVFLQVYYLMHLNRSPRAHQVIFGVGVALAVLIAVALGVLDRMA comes from the coding sequence ATGCGCGCGGAGGGGCTCGAAGCGGGACGGGAGGCGAGGGAAGACCACCCTGTGGCGCCCTATGTGGTCAGCACGGTGGTGGCGGCTCTCCTGACGCTGGCGGCGGTGGTCCTGGCCTACGCCCACGTGGCGCTGGGGATCCTGGCCCCCCTGCTGCTGGTCATGGCGCTGGTGCAGGTCTTTCTGCAGGTCTACTACCTGATGCACCTGAACCGGTCGCCGCGCGCCCACCAGGTGATCTTCGGCGTCGGCGTGGCACTGGCCGTGCTGATCGCCGTCGCCCTGGGCGTCCTCGACCGGATGGCGTAG
- the tilS gene encoding tRNA lysidine(34) synthetase TilS, with translation MDEVERFRRRLVEEALRRRLFGPRQRVLVALSGGPDSSALLDALAAVRQIWPLRLYALYVDHGLRPESAGEARFCRELTAARGIPLAVRRVDVRGLAARPGWSLESAARELRLRALREEAWRLGAERVALGHQADDRAETVLMRLLRGAGRGGLGAMSWQRPPFVRPLLAFRREETRAYCRAAGIEAREDATNLDPRFFRNRIRLELLPALERTAPGLRWRLWRLAEILSDEEAWLEELTRARLPELLDADGRLDRRGFRRLPPAAQRRLLRLLAGAPPRQLDFDRLEAARRALLGGRPRRVELGGGRLVEVEGERAAVRDAAARERGGEDGPRAPAAGTVAWTLPPGSVLLWRAPGGGFWRFRLAGPAPRPGEPEPGWRPLWLDAARLAPGGLAVRAPRRGDLWWPAGLGAARRLLPALKRNGLERGEWEGWPVVLHAGRPLWSPGLVPDQRLLARAGAPAWALYAEPPPASGHGAERSL, from the coding sequence GTGGACGAGGTGGAGCGGTTCCGCCGCCGCCTGGTCGAGGAGGCGCTCCGGCGGCGCCTCTTCGGCCCCCGCCAGCGCGTGCTCGTGGCCCTCTCGGGCGGGCCGGACTCCTCCGCCCTTCTCGACGCCCTGGCCGCCGTCCGCCAGATCTGGCCGCTCCGCCTCTACGCGCTCTACGTCGACCACGGCCTCAGGCCGGAGAGTGCCGGGGAGGCCCGCTTCTGCCGGGAGCTGACCGCTGCGCGCGGGATCCCGCTGGCGGTCCGGCGGGTGGACGTGCGCGGCCTGGCGGCGCGACCGGGCTGGTCGCTGGAGAGCGCGGCGCGCGAGCTGCGCCTGCGCGCCCTGCGCGAGGAGGCATGGCGTCTCGGGGCGGAGCGGGTGGCGCTGGGCCACCAGGCGGACGACCGGGCGGAGACGGTGCTGATGCGCCTCCTCCGCGGCGCCGGGCGCGGGGGCCTGGGCGCCATGAGCTGGCAGAGGCCGCCCTTCGTCCGACCCCTCCTCGCCTTCCGGCGGGAGGAGACGCGCGCCTACTGCCGGGCGGCGGGCATCGAGGCGCGCGAGGACGCCACCAATCTGGACCCGCGCTTCTTCCGCAACCGCATCCGGCTCGAGCTGCTGCCCGCGCTGGAGCGGACAGCCCCCGGCCTGCGGTGGCGCCTCTGGCGGCTGGCCGAGATCCTCTCCGACGAGGAAGCCTGGCTGGAGGAGCTGACGCGCGCCCGCCTCCCGGAGCTCCTGGACGCGGACGGCCGCCTGGACCGCCGCGGCTTTCGCCGCCTGCCGCCGGCGGCCCAGCGCCGGCTCCTGCGGCTCCTGGCGGGGGCACCGCCGCGCCAGCTCGACTTCGACCGCCTGGAGGCGGCGCGCCGGGCGCTTCTCGGCGGGCGGCCGCGGCGGGTGGAGCTGGGCGGCGGGCGCCTCGTGGAGGTGGAGGGGGAGCGCGCCGCCGTCCGCGACGCCGCGGCGCGGGAGCGCGGGGGGGAAGACGGCCCCCGGGCGCCCGCTGCGGGGACCGTCGCCTGGACGCTGCCGCCGGGCTCGGTCCTCCTCTGGCGGGCTCCGGGCGGGGGCTTCTGGCGCTTCCGCCTGGCGGGTCCCGCCCCCCGGCCCGGCGAACCGGAGCCGGGCTGGCGCCCGCTCTGGCTGGACGCGGCGCGGCTCGCGCCCGGCGGGCTGGCGGTGCGGGCGCCCCGGCGCGGCGACCTCTGGTGGCCGGCCGGCCTGGGAGCGGCGCGGCGTCTCCTCCCCGCCCTGAAGCGGAACGGACTCGAGCGTGGGGAATGGGAAGGCTGGCCGGTCGTTCTCCACGCCGGGCGGCCGCTCTGGAGCCCCGGCCTCGTGCCCGACCAGAGGCTGCTCGCCCGCGCCGGGGCGCCGGCCTGGGCGCTCTACGCCGAGCCGCCGCCCGCTTCGGGCCATGGGGCGGAGAGAAGCCTATGA
- a CDS encoding cytochrome c oxidase subunit 3, with protein MSSRPLEALQEEEEREAALHAENVRLAFWIWLASEAVFFASLIGVYVALEGRSVSGPTPVDVFDLPMTTVATLDLLLSSLTMVLAVVSMWRRRPGAVKLWLAVTALLGLVFLGFQATEYSSFMRDGLLFNTNVFSASFYTLTGFHGAHVAFGVAWLVGLLISALRGHLRPEEEHKLEVAGLYWHFVDVVWIVIFTVVYVLGTAA; from the coding sequence ATGAGCAGCCGCCCGCTGGAGGCGCTGCAGGAAGAGGAGGAGCGCGAGGCCGCACTCCATGCGGAGAACGTCCGGCTGGCCTTCTGGATCTGGCTCGCCTCGGAGGCGGTCTTCTTCGCCTCGCTGATCGGCGTCTACGTGGCCCTGGAGGGGCGCAGCGTGTCGGGGCCGACGCCGGTGGACGTCTTCGACCTGCCCATGACCACCGTCGCGACGCTGGACCTGCTCCTCTCGAGCCTGACCATGGTGCTGGCGGTCGTCTCCATGTGGCGGAGGCGCCCCGGCGCGGTCAAGCTCTGGCTGGCGGTGACGGCGCTCCTGGGCCTGGTCTTCCTGGGCTTCCAGGCGACCGAGTACTCCAGCTTCATGCGCGACGGGCTCCTCTTCAACACCAACGTCTTCTCCGCCAGCTTCTACACGCTGACCGGCTTCCACGGGGCGCACGTGGCCTTCGGCGTGGCCTGGCTGGTGGGCCTGCTGATCAGCGCGCTCCGGGGCCACCTGCGCCCCGAGGAGGAGCACAAGCTGGAGGTGGCCGGGCTCTACTGGCACTTCGTCGACGTGGTCTGGATCGTCATCTTCACCGTCGTCTACGTCCTGGGCACGGCGGCGTAG
- the coxB gene encoding cytochrome c oxidase subunit II, which produces MAGRGRHRKVALVPLALAASALLLGGCGTYPQSDFNAVGPISRLQRAALVEDMRFLGVIGIIVIGLVVYAAIRFRHRPGEEETPAQVEGNPRLELAWWVVIALGLIFLVVPPLRDEFVLAQTPQGPGVVHVKVIGHQWWWEFQYPDYNFVTANELHIPVGAKIDLQVTSADVIHSFWVPNIAGTLDAIPGRINTEWFQADRPGVYWGQCKEFCGLNHANMRLRVVAESPADFQKWVDSHQHPVGVAGLTGDALAGWQLFDGAAGCKNCHTIDGTDAKGIIGPNLTGIGSRLGVAAMTLVPNDAQNLSTWLHDPQAVKPGNDMVIPIKLSDQQIRQLIAFLQTQKTYESPQVKAALQNPLAQ; this is translated from the coding sequence TTGGCGGGACGTGGGCGTCACAGGAAGGTGGCGCTGGTGCCTCTCGCCCTGGCGGCCTCGGCGCTCCTGCTGGGCGGGTGCGGGACCTATCCGCAGTCGGACTTCAACGCGGTCGGTCCCATCTCCCGGCTGCAGCGGGCCGCGCTGGTCGAGGACATGCGCTTCCTGGGCGTCATCGGCATCATCGTGATCGGCTTGGTGGTCTACGCGGCGATCCGGTTCCGTCACCGCCCCGGCGAGGAGGAGACACCGGCGCAGGTCGAGGGGAATCCCCGGCTGGAACTGGCCTGGTGGGTGGTGATCGCTCTCGGCCTCATCTTCCTCGTGGTGCCGCCGCTGCGCGACGAGTTCGTGCTCGCCCAGACGCCCCAGGGGCCCGGCGTCGTCCACGTCAAGGTGATCGGGCACCAGTGGTGGTGGGAGTTCCAGTACCCGGACTACAACTTTGTCACCGCCAACGAGCTGCACATCCCGGTGGGTGCCAAGATCGACCTCCAGGTGACGTCGGCGGATGTCATCCACAGCTTCTGGGTGCCCAACATCGCGGGCACGCTGGACGCCATCCCGGGCCGGATCAACACGGAGTGGTTCCAGGCCGACAGGCCGGGCGTCTACTGGGGCCAGTGCAAGGAGTTCTGCGGTCTCAACCACGCCAACATGCGCCTGCGCGTCGTGGCCGAGTCGCCGGCCGACTTCCAGAAGTGGGTCGACTCGCACCAGCATCCGGTGGGCGTGGCGGGCCTGACGGGTGACGCCCTGGCCGGCTGGCAGCTCTTCGACGGCGCGGCCGGCTGCAAGAACTGCCACACCATCGACGGAACGGACGCCAAGGGCATCATCGGGCCCAACCTGACCGGGATCGGCAGCCGGCTGGGCGTCGCCGCCATGACGCTGGTCCCCAACGACGCCCAGAACCTGAGCACCTGGCTGCACGACCCGCAGGCGGTCAAGCCGGGCAACGACATGGTCATCCCGATCAAGCTGAGCGACCAGCAGATCCGGCAGCTGATCGCCTTCCTCCAGACGCAGAAGACCTACGAGAGTCCCCAGGTGAAGGCGGCGCTCCAGAACCCGCTGGCCCAGTGA
- a CDS encoding heme o synthase, with product MEEKPGTLAAGAGAAAGAEVWAAHGAQLRRGWPALAVDYVALTKPGIVLLLVLTAYAAMLVASDGLPPLGTVAWTLAGLALSAGGANAVNMWYDRDIDRVMARTRNRPVPSGRLGAEQALAFGVLLGALAFALMAWRVGWLAAGLTLAGYLYYVFIYTMWLKRRTPQNIVIGGGAGAFPPLVGWAAVTGSLALPAMLMFLVIFLWTPPHFWSLSLYKQEDYRRAGIPMMPVARGERRTKAESLFYTLALVAASLAMARTGTVGPLYTVVAAVLGALFVALHVPLWRESSPEAPWARKTFRYSLVYLTLLFAALVVSHVVGV from the coding sequence ATGGAAGAGAAGCCGGGGACGCTGGCGGCGGGGGCCGGAGCGGCGGCCGGGGCGGAGGTCTGGGCCGCCCACGGGGCGCAGCTCCGGCGGGGCTGGCCGGCCCTGGCGGTCGACTACGTGGCGCTGACCAAGCCGGGCATCGTGCTGCTCCTGGTGCTGACCGCCTACGCCGCCATGCTGGTCGCCAGCGACGGCCTGCCGCCCCTGGGCACCGTCGCCTGGACGCTGGCGGGGCTCGCGCTCTCCGCCGGCGGCGCCAACGCGGTCAACATGTGGTACGACCGCGACATCGACCGCGTGATGGCACGGACCCGGAACCGGCCCGTCCCGTCGGGGCGCCTCGGGGCGGAGCAGGCGCTGGCTTTCGGCGTCCTTCTCGGCGCGCTGGCCTTCGCCCTGATGGCCTGGCGCGTCGGCTGGCTGGCGGCCGGCCTGACGCTGGCCGGCTACCTCTATTACGTCTTCATCTACACCATGTGGCTGAAGCGGCGGACGCCCCAGAACATCGTCATCGGCGGCGGGGCGGGCGCCTTCCCGCCGCTGGTGGGCTGGGCGGCGGTGACGGGTTCGCTGGCGCTGCCCGCGATGCTGATGTTCCTGGTGATCTTTCTCTGGACGCCGCCCCACTTCTGGTCGCTCTCGCTCTACAAGCAGGAAGACTACCGGCGCGCCGGCATCCCCATGATGCCCGTGGCCCGCGGCGAGCGGCGGACGAAGGCGGAGAGCCTCTTCTACACCCTGGCGCTGGTGGCCGCCTCGCTGGCCATGGCCCGGACGGGGACGGTGGGCCCGCTCTACACGGTGGTGGCGGCGGTGCTGGGCGCGCTCTTCGTGGCACTCCACGTCCCCCTCTGGCGGGAGAGCTCGCCCGAGGCGCCCTGGGCGCGCAAGACCTTCCGCTACTCGCTCGTCTACCTGACGCTGCTCTTCGCCGCCCTGGTGGTCAGCCACGTGGTGGGCGTATGA
- the ftsH gene encoding ATP-dependent zinc metalloprotease FtsH — MNSNRAIRSLAFYVLLFLLVVTMFQLFSHTETKQPQQVTYNRFLTLVDQGQVSSVQIQTDGRLVGQLKDKTEFTTTVPPQAIGEISNQLYAKGASVDIQTPVQAPWWTGLITTLLPIVIIVGFFMYMMQSSQGGGSRVMQFGRSRAKMNVDDPKHRVTFADVAGVEEAKEELTEIVDFLKHPKRYAALGARIPKGVLLVGAPGTGKTLLARAVAGEAGVPFFSISGSDFVEMFVGVGAARVRDLFEQAKKNAPCIVFIDEIDAVGRQRGAGLGGGHDEREQTLNQLLVEMDGFGPHEGIIVMAATNRPDVLDPALLRPGRFDRQVVLERPDLNGRHAILQVHARNKPLAPDVDLKVLARRTPGFTGADLENVLNEAALLAARQQKKRIEMADIEAAIDKVMAGGPERKGRIMSEEEKTRVAYHEGGHALVGKLLAHTDPVYKVSIISRGAALGYTLALPEQDRYLTSREEILDRITALLGGRAAEEVVFGDITTGAADDLEKATKMARQMITEFGMSEELGPLTFGNKASSPFLGRELTRERDYSEQVAAAIDREVNRIVTTRYETAKELIRRHRERLDTLAHRLLEKETLEGDELQAILDGRILDAPEEAPVPARRAAASEVHPAGTPGGAREEGRRSLVNPRLPLPPHPNPEAPPGAV, encoded by the coding sequence ATGAACTCCAACCGGGCGATCCGCAGCCTAGCCTTCTACGTCCTGCTGTTCCTGCTCGTGGTCACCATGTTCCAGCTCTTCTCCCACACCGAGACCAAGCAGCCGCAGCAGGTGACTTACAACCGCTTTCTGACCCTGGTCGACCAGGGCCAGGTGAGCAGCGTCCAGATCCAGACGGACGGCAGGCTGGTCGGGCAGCTCAAGGATAAGACCGAATTCACCACCACGGTGCCGCCGCAGGCCATCGGCGAGATCAGCAACCAGCTCTACGCCAAAGGGGCCAGCGTGGACATCCAGACGCCCGTCCAGGCCCCCTGGTGGACCGGCCTGATCACCACGCTGCTGCCCATCGTGATCATCGTCGGCTTCTTCATGTACATGATGCAGTCGTCGCAGGGCGGCGGGAGCCGGGTGATGCAGTTCGGCCGCAGCCGGGCCAAGATGAACGTCGACGACCCCAAGCACCGCGTCACCTTCGCCGACGTGGCCGGCGTCGAAGAGGCGAAGGAGGAGCTGACGGAGATCGTCGACTTCCTCAAGCATCCCAAGCGTTACGCGGCCCTGGGTGCGCGCATCCCCAAGGGCGTCCTGCTGGTCGGGGCGCCGGGGACGGGCAAGACGCTCCTGGCGCGGGCGGTGGCCGGCGAGGCGGGCGTCCCCTTCTTCAGCATCAGCGGCTCCGACTTCGTCGAGATGTTCGTCGGCGTCGGCGCGGCGCGCGTCCGCGACCTCTTCGAGCAGGCCAAGAAGAACGCCCCCTGCATCGTCTTCATCGACGAGATCGACGCCGTCGGGCGCCAGCGCGGCGCAGGCCTGGGCGGCGGCCACGACGAGCGCGAGCAGACGCTCAACCAGCTGCTGGTGGAGATGGACGGCTTCGGACCGCACGAGGGGATCATCGTCATGGCCGCCACCAACCGGCCGGACGTGCTCGATCCCGCCCTCCTGCGACCCGGCCGCTTCGACCGCCAGGTGGTGCTGGAGCGTCCCGACCTGAACGGCCGCCACGCCATCCTCCAGGTGCACGCGCGCAACAAGCCGCTGGCCCCCGACGTCGACCTGAAGGTGCTCGCGCGCCGCACGCCCGGCTTTACGGGCGCCGACCTGGAGAACGTCCTCAACGAGGCGGCGCTCCTGGCCGCGCGCCAGCAGAAGAAGAGGATCGAGATGGCCGACATCGAGGCGGCCATCGACAAGGTGATGGCCGGCGGGCCGGAGCGGAAGGGCCGCATCATGAGCGAGGAGGAGAAGACCCGCGTGGCCTACCACGAGGGCGGCCACGCGCTGGTGGGCAAGCTCCTCGCCCACACGGACCCCGTCTACAAGGTCTCCATCATCTCCCGCGGCGCCGCGCTGGGCTACACCCTGGCGCTGCCCGAGCAGGACCGGTACCTGACCTCGCGGGAGGAGATCCTCGACCGCATCACGGCGCTCCTGGGCGGCCGGGCCGCCGAGGAGGTGGTCTTCGGCGACATCACCACCGGCGCCGCCGACGACCTGGAGAAGGCGACCAAGATGGCGCGCCAGATGATCACCGAGTTCGGCATGAGCGAGGAGCTGGGCCCGCTCACGTTCGGGAACAAGGCCTCGAGTCCGTTCCTGGGCCGGGAGCTGACGCGCGAGCGCGACTACTCCGAGCAGGTGGCGGCGGCCATCGACCGGGAGGTCAACCGCATCGTCACCACGCGCTACGAGACGGCCAAGGAGCTGATCCGCCGGCACCGGGAGCGCCTGGACACCCTCGCCCACCGGCTCCTGGAAAAGGAGACGCTGGAGGGGGACGAACTCCAGGCCATCCTGGACGGGCGCATCCTGGACGCCCCCGAGGAGGCACCGGTGCCTGCACGCCGTGCCGCCGCCTCCGAGGTCCACCCCGCCGGGACGCCGGGCGGGGCGCGCGAGGAAGGGCGCCGCAGCCTGGTCAACCCGCGCCTGCCGCTGCCGCCCCATCCCAACCCCGAGGCGCCTCCGGGCGCCGTCTGA
- a CDS encoding MFS transporter codes for MRGTAHHGRAHGAGATVDWGTLGIYLLGVGAGALDTSILLPVLSGIASSFQVSLTWTAWTLSGYTVAYAASTVLAGALGDRLGRLRLFRGGVGAFGLASLLAALSPGVHSFGLFLLARVVQGMGAGAVYPNAQAEGIALFPPERKGAALGVFGAVFGLASVVGPDLGGAMGQYLGWPSLFLLNVPLVLAALAGSRRLGAGSRSERPLPDAAGGLAFAAGLALLLLALTARGPAAGLLGAGAALALALFAWRQRRSRVPFLQTAPLAGMAGLSLVAGAAVIGFDLSASTFVPTMVQEKFHLSVLASGFSMMPAAVTGALLAGAAGLLVDRAGPRPVLEAGLAIAAAGSLLLAWPGLDMARFVAAMALLGAATAFTMGAPINRLALALYREEAAGEALSLVAVFRSVGMAAGPVLLALAASARSFTGMFSSVALASLAGMALFALVREGAARSEELAAGR; via the coding sequence ATGCGAGGCACGGCCCACCACGGACGCGCGCACGGGGCCGGAGCGACGGTGGATTGGGGCACCCTGGGGATCTACCTCCTGGGCGTCGGGGCCGGGGCCCTGGACACCAGCATCCTTCTGCCGGTGCTGAGCGGTATCGCCTCCTCCTTCCAGGTCTCCCTGACCTGGACGGCCTGGACGCTCTCAGGCTACACGGTGGCCTACGCAGCCTCTACGGTCCTGGCCGGAGCGCTGGGCGACCGGCTCGGCCGCCTGCGCCTCTTCCGGGGCGGGGTGGGCGCCTTCGGCCTGGCCTCCCTCCTGGCCGCGCTCTCGCCGGGGGTGCACAGCTTCGGGCTCTTTCTTCTGGCGCGGGTGGTGCAGGGCATGGGCGCGGGCGCCGTCTACCCCAACGCGCAGGCGGAGGGGATCGCCCTCTTCCCGCCGGAGCGGAAAGGGGCGGCGCTGGGCGTCTTCGGCGCCGTCTTCGGCCTGGCCAGCGTGGTCGGACCCGACCTGGGCGGCGCCATGGGCCAGTACCTGGGGTGGCCGAGCCTCTTCCTGTTGAACGTGCCCCTGGTGCTGGCCGCGCTGGCGGGCTCGCGCCGCCTCGGAGCGGGCAGCCGCTCGGAGAGGCCGCTGCCCGACGCGGCCGGCGGGCTGGCCTTCGCCGCCGGCCTCGCCCTGCTGCTCCTGGCCCTGACGGCACGCGGGCCCGCGGCCGGGCTCCTTGGCGCCGGGGCGGCGCTGGCGCTGGCGCTGTTCGCCTGGAGGCAGCGGCGGTCGCGGGTCCCCTTCCTGCAGACGGCGCCGCTGGCGGGGATGGCGGGCCTTTCGTTGGTGGCGGGCGCGGCGGTGATCGGCTTCGATCTCTCCGCCTCCACCTTCGTGCCCACCATGGTCCAGGAGAAGTTCCACCTGTCCGTCCTCGCCTCGGGCTTCTCTATGATGCCGGCGGCGGTCACCGGAGCCCTGCTGGCGGGCGCCGCGGGGCTGCTGGTCGACCGCGCGGGTCCGCGGCCGGTGCTGGAGGCGGGGCTGGCGATAGCGGCGGCGGGCTCGCTGCTCCTGGCCTGGCCGGGGCTGGACATGGCCCGCTTCGTGGCGGCCATGGCGCTCCTGGGCGCGGCCACCGCCTTCACCATGGGCGCGCCCATCAACCGACTGGCGCTGGCGCTCTACCGGGAGGAGGCGGCGGGCGAGGCGCTCTCGCTGGTGGCCGTCTTCCGCTCGGTGGGCATGGCAGCCGGGCCCGTACTGCTGGCGCTGGCCGCCTCGGCGCGGAGCTTCACCGGCATGTTCTCCAGCGTGGCGCTGGCCTCGCTGGCGGGTATGGCGCTCTTCGCCCTGGTCCGCGAGGGCGCGGCGCGATCGGAGGAGCTGGCGGCCGGGCGCTGA